The Mytilus galloprovincialis chromosome 4, xbMytGall1.hap1.1, whole genome shotgun sequence genome contains a region encoding:
- the LOC143072979 gene encoding hexokinase type 2-like isoform X3, which yields MQLLHEEMNSGLSKKTNHMADIKMFPTFVRSLPDGTEKGKYLALDLGGTNFRVLMVELNGKDVDIQSKTYLIPQRIMLGTGTQLFDHIADCICKFVNTHDIMGEKLPLGFTFSFPCKQEGLATARLSKWTKGFRCEGVVGEDLCILLHEALKRKGNIDVEVVAIINDAVGTLMSTAHSDRNCEIGLILGTGCNACYMENLEHVGLWDDEIRNPKQVIVNTEWGAFGDNGCLDFIRTEYDRELDTFSINPGKQILEKMISGMYMGEIVRLVLERLTMEGLLFSGVDRECELFVRGRFYTKYVSEIESDHDEFFRNTKQALDELGLEGYSSEDCKIVKYVCTLISARAAFLSAAGLATLINKINKPNMTIAVDGSLYRFHPRFHNLMCLKMKELVKPGLKFQLQLSHDGSGKGAALVAAVATRLRDSKEISVDC from the exons aaaaaggaaaatatttaGCCCTTGATTTAGGTGGTACAAATTTCCGTGTATTGATGGTAGAATTGAATGGTAAAGATGTAGACATCCAaagtaaaacatatttaatacCTCAGAGAATCATGCTAGGAACTGGAACACAG TTATTTGACCATATAGCAGACTGTATCTGTAAATTTGTCAATACACATGACATTATGGGAGAGAAGTTACCGTTGGGTTTTACATTTTCATTCCCATGTAAACAAGAAGGACTAGCTACGGCGAGACTGTCCAAGTGGACAAAAGGATTCAGATGTGAGGGTGTAGTGGGAGAGGACCTGTGTATCTTGTTACATGAAGCTTTAAAACGAAAAGGG AATATTGATGTTGAAGTGGTTGCTATTATAAATGATGCTGTCGGTACACTGATGTCAACGGCTCACAGTGATAGAAACTGTGAAATAGGGTTAATCTTAGGAACTGGTTGTAATGCATGTTACATGGAAAATTTAGAACATGTTGGATTATGGGATGATGAAATCAGGAATCCAAAACAg GTGATAGTTAACACTGAATGGGGAGCATTTGGTGATAACGGCTGCTTGGATTTTATAAGAACAGAATATGATAGAGAATTGGATACATTTTCTATAAACCCTGGAAAACAAAT ATTGGAAAAGATGATCTCTGGGATGTACATGGGAGAGATTGTACGTCTAGTGTTAGAAAGGTTGACAATGGAAGGTTTATTATTCAGTGGTGTGGATCGGGAATGTGAATTGTTTGTACGAGGACGGTTTTACACAAAATATGTGTCAGAAATAGagag tgatCATGATGAATTCTTCCGTAATACTAAACAAGCATTAGATGAGTTAGGATTAGAAGGATACAGTTCAGAagattgtaaaattgtaaaatatgtgTGTACCTTAATCTCTGCAAGGGCTGCCTTCCTGTCAGCAGCTG GTCTTGCAACTTTGATCAACAAGATCAACAAACCCAATATGACAATTGCCGTTGATGGCTCGCTTTACAGATTTCATCCCCGATTCCATAATCTCATGTGTCTTAAAATGAAAGAACTTGTAAAACCAGGATTGAAG ttccAGTTACAGTTATCTCATGATGGTAGTGGTAAAGGTGCTGCactggtggcagcagtggccacACGACTGCGAGACAGTAAAGAAATTTCAGTTGATTGCTGA